The genomic stretch TGTCTCGGGCGATGATCTGATCCGCAACCTCGCGCAGATCCTTCCCCCATACGTCGGGCTTCTCGAGCAGCGGATTCCATAGCGCGCCCGGCCGCGCGACGAACGCGGCCGCGCAGCCGGCACGCATCGCGCCGGCCACATCCCACGCGTGCGCCGCGATGAGGCGGATGCGATCCAGCGGGACGCCGAGGTTGCGCGCGGCGGCCGCGTACGCCTCGGGCGCAGGCTTGAGCCGCTTGGCATCGTCCGCGGTCAGCGCCTCATCGAAGAGGTCGCGGATGCCGGCGTTCGAGAGCTGGGCCTCCTCGACCTGACCGGTCGAATTCGTGAGCGCGGCGACACGGAATCCGGCGGCGCGAAGCCGCGTGAGGCTCTCGCGCACGTCGGGGTGCGCGGGAAGCCGGCGGACTTCTCCGAGGATCGCCTTCTCGTCCGCCTCGGAGACGGTCACGCCTCGCTTCTCCGCGGTGAGCGCGAGCGCGGCGCGGAAGTGCGAACCGAAATCGAAGTACGGGCCGGTCACGGTCAGGAGAAGCGCGGACTGCAGCATCGTCGCGAACCACTCGCGGCGGACGGCCGCGTCGCCGAAAACGCGCGCGAAGTGAGGATCGAGCGCGCCAAGATCGAGCAGCGTCTCGTTGACGTCGAAGACGAGCACACGGTCGCGCTCAGTAGCCACTCAGCGGAGAGGGCGGGATTCGAACCCGCGAGCCTTTCGGCTACCCGCTTTCCAAGCGGGCGCACTCGGCCACTATGCGACCTCTCCCGTCGTGAATTATGGGAGCGATGAGCTCCGCGGGCGTGAAAGGACAGCGATCGTCGCAGATCCTCGACGCCCAGGGTGATGAGGGTCACCCGCGGTTCCATCAGCGGAGAGGGCGGGATTCGAACCCGCGAGGCTTTCGCCTACCGCTTTTCGAGAGCGGCACCATCAACCACTCGGACACCTCTCCGGAATGAAGTTTATGGGCTAGGCGTTCCGTAGACTCGAAGTGCCGATGCAGGTCCGCCGCTTCCATTACGCATGGGTGATCGTCGCGGTGACGCTCGTCACGCTCATGGCGGCACAGGCGGTGCGCGCGGCACCCGGCGTCATCATCGTTCCGCTCGAGCAGGAGTTCGGCTGGGATCGCGCGGCGATCTCGCTCGCGGTCGGCGTGTCGCTGCTCGCGTTCGGCCTCGGTGGACCGCTCGGTGGCTGGCTGCTCGAGCGTTTCGGGCCGCGGCGCCTTCTCACCGGCGGCGTCCTCCTGATCGCCGCCGGCCTCTTCGCGCTCATCAACATCCGCGAGTTGTGGCAGCTATACGTGGTCTGGGGAATCGTGATCGGCCTAGGCACGGGCGCGGCGGGACAGGTCGCGAGCGCGGCGATAGCGCAGCGCTGGTTCCGCACCCATCGCGGGCTGATCGTCGGGCTCTTCGGCGGCGCAACCTCCGCCGGCCAGCTCGTCTTCGTTCCCGCCATGGCCGCATTGACCGTGGCTGTCGGCTGGCGTGCCGCGATCGCGCTCCTTCTTGGTGCGGCGGCAGTTGCCATCGTGCCGCTCGTGCTCCTCATGCGCGACCGGCCCAGCGATGTCGGGCAACGCGCCGTCGGCGAGGGCGCGACGCTCACCGCGGCAGAGAAGGCGGACGACGCTCGTCGGACACCGCTGCGCGAAGCGGTGCGGCGCCGCGAGTTCTGGCTTCTCGCGATGAGCTTCTTCGTCTGCGGCTACACATCGAATGGCCTCATCGGGACGCACCTCATCCCCCACGCTGTCGAGCACGGATTCACCGAGGTGGCGGCCGCGGGCGCCGTTGCGTTGCTCGGCGCGCTGAACATCGTCGGCACCCTCGCGTCCGGTTGGCTTACCGATCGCTACGACAATCGCAAGCTGCTCGCGGCGTACTACGGGTTCCGCGCGATGTCGCTGTTCGCGTTGCCGCTCATCTACGACCTTCGCGGCCTGCTCCTATTCGCGGTGGTCTACGGCCTCGATTGGATCGCGA from Candidatus Limnocylindria bacterium encodes the following:
- a CDS encoding haloacid dehalogenase type II, translated to MATERDRVLVFDVNETLLDLGALDPHFARVFGDAAVRREWFATMLQSALLLTVTGPYFDFGSHFRAALALTAEKRGVTVSEADEKAILGEVRRLPAHPDVRESLTRLRAAGFRVAALTNSTGQVEEAQLSNAGIRDLFDEALTADDAKRLKPAPEAYAAAARNLGVPLDRIRLIAAHAWDVAGAMRAGCAAAFVARPGALWNPLLEKPDVWGKDLREVADQIIARDS
- a CDS encoding MFS transporter, which translates into the protein MQVRRFHYAWVIVAVTLVTLMAAQAVRAAPGVIIVPLEQEFGWDRAAISLAVGVSLLAFGLGGPLGGWLLERFGPRRLLTGGVLLIAAGLFALINIRELWQLYVVWGIVIGLGTGAAGQVASAAIAQRWFRTHRGLIVGLFGGATSAGQLVFVPAMAALTVAVGWRAAIALLLGAAAVAIVPLVLLMRDRPSDVGQRAVGEGATLTAAEKADDARRTPLREAVRRREFWLLAMSFFVCGYTSNGLIGTHLIPHAVEHGFTEVAAAGAVALLGALNIVGTLASGWLTDRYDNRKLLAAYYGFRAMSLFALPLIYDLRGLLLFAVVYGLDWIATVPPTVNLTATIFGRASVGTLYGWIWFSHMVGAAIAAYAGGFFRVLLGDYHLMFVSAGILGFIAVTLVSRIPASGRAGPPGVFEPAGT